From the genome of Nicotiana sylvestris chromosome 2, ASM39365v2, whole genome shotgun sequence, one region includes:
- the LOC138885961 gene encoding uncharacterized protein, whose protein sequence is MVRVAKRLMISLYYIIWEKANVVVDTISIKAERMHSLAYLPLMEKPLAMDGQDLANQFVRLDVSEPRWILAYGKTHSSLLEHIKDCQLDDTHLLVLRETVQQGGAKEIVIGDDGVVRLQGRIWVQNVHGLRDLILEKVHSSCYSIYPGVTKMYRDLKQYYWWWRMKKDIVAYVSRCLR, encoded by the coding sequence atggttagagttgctaaaagaCTAATGATATCACTGtattatatcatctgggaaaAGGCCAATGTAGTTGTCGATACAATTAGTATCAAGGCTGAGAGGATGCacagtttggcatatttaccatTAATGGAGAAGCCACTAGCCATGGATGGTCAGGATTTGGCCAACCAATttgtaaggttggatgtttcggaGCCAAGATGGATTCTTGCTTATGGCAAGACACATTCATCGTTATTGGAGCATATCAAAGATTGCCAGCTTGATGATACTCACTTGTTGGTTTTGAGAGAAACGGTGCAGCAGGGTGGTGCTAAGGAGATTGTGATTGGAGATGATGGTGTCGTGAGGCTTCAAGGCCGGATTTGGGTTCAAAATGTTCATGGGTTGAGAGATTTGATCCTTGAAAAGGTTCACAGCTCGTGCTATTCCATTTACCCAGGTGTCACAAAGATGTACCGTGACTTGAAACAATActattggtggtggagaatgaaaaaagatattGTTGCTTATGTCTCTAGATGTTTGAGATGA